The window TTTCCCAGAATTGTACGCTGGAGAAAGGATAAACCCATTGAAGAAGCCAACACGCTGGATGATTTAAAAGCGCTAATTCCTACGGATGGGGATTTTCTATAAACAACATTAGCATGAAAAATATTATTAGTTTAATTATTGTCATTGTAATAATTTCTTGTGTATCAACACAGCAAAATCTTTCTACAAAGTATCAATCAATGACAGAGTTATTCGACAAGGATGAAATACAGGGCAGATGGCTTACCAATTCTAAGATGGGTAGAGACTCTTACATTGAATTTCATCCTTCTGGATATTTCGATCTTAGTGATGGCAGAAACGGTTCTTATACTATTAAGAAGGACAGCATATATTTAAATTACCCAACTCTCAAACCGAAGGGCAGATTACTCAAACAGACTAAAGACACATTACTTATATATTGGGGAAATACGGAGGCTATACGCTATATCAGACCAAGGTGAAATTGAACAAAAAACAACTCTTCCATATCGCCGAAGATTTTTTCCAGCAGCAAGGCTGGACGGCTTTTCCGTTTCAGAAAATGACTTGGGATGCGTTTTTGGCGGGTAAGCATGGATTGCTCAACGCGCCTACTGGTAGTGGGAAAACCTATGCGCTTTGGGTTGCGATTGTTCTGAATTACATTAAAAATAATCCTGATTATAAAACCAAGCTTAAAAAAGGTTTGAAGGCGATTTGGATCACGCCGTTGCGTTCTCTTTCCAATGAAATTGAACAGACCTCACAACGATTTGTGGACGGCATTGGTTTGCCTTTTACGGTTGGGATTAGATCTGGCGATACTCCTACCGCTGAGCGCAAAAAGCAAATGAAGTCGATGCCAGATTTGTTGATTACAACACCAGAAAGTTTGCATTTATTATTGGCATCTAAGGATCATCAAAAGTTTTTCGGTAATCTCAACGCCATCGTAATTGACGAGTGGCACGAGCTGCTAGGAACCAAGCGCGGCGTGCAAATGGAACTGGGAATCTCTAGACTTCTCGGCTTGAGCCAGGAACTTCGCGTTTGGGGAATTAGCGCTACCATAGGCAATCTGGAACAGGCTAGACAAGTGTTACTGGGTGTTGATGAATCTCGCTTTCGCGAAAGCGTGCTCATCAAAGCAAACCTCAAAAAGGAAATTGAGGTCAAATCGATTATTCCAGAGTCGATGGACAAGTTCCCGTGGCGCGGACACCTAGGATTGCACCTAATGAAAGAAGTAGTTGATATTATCAACAGCAGCAAATCCACGCTGATTTTTACCAATACGCGAGCACAATGTGAACTTTGGTTTCAGGGCTTGATGACTAATTTTCCAGAGCTTGCCGGTGAGGTTGCCATGCATCATGGATCGATCAATAAAGAAACGCGCATTTGGGTAGAAAATGCCATACGTAATGAAAGCTTAAAAGCGTGTGTTTGTACCTCATCACTAGATCTGGGCGTTGATTTTGCGCCGGTAGAAACCATCATCCAAGTAGGCGGACCCAAAGGTGTTGCCAGGTTCCTGCAACGCGCCGGTCGCTCTGGTCACAGACCTGGCGAGACAAGCGTTATTCATTTTTTACCAACACATGCCTTGGAATTGATAGAGGCCAGCGCACTACAAAAGGCAGTTTCCACTCAAGCAGTGGAAGATCGATTACCATACATTCTTTGCTTTGATGTGCTAATCCAATATTTGTGTACGCTGGCTGTTTCAGGTGGTTTTTATCCTGACGAAATCTATCCCGAAATTAAAAATACGTTTTGCTATGCGAGTATAACCGAAGACGAATGGGACTGGTGCCTGAGATTGATCGTGCATGGTAGTTCATCACTACAATCTTATGACGAGTATAAGCGAGTTACTATTGAAGAAGATGGTAAATATGTCATCACAGATCGCAAGGTCGCGATGCGGCATCGATTACAAATGGGAACGATTGTCACTGCAACAGATGTTACGGTTAAATATGTAACTGGCGGTTACATCGGCTCCATCGAGGAATATTTCATCAGTAAATTATCTCGTGGTGATGTATTTGTTTTTGCGGGAAGAACCTTGGAATTTATCAGATTGAAAGGAATGGTCGCACAGGTACGCAACTCTGCTAAAAAAAGAGCTCAGGTTTCCAACTGGCAAGGAAGTAAGTTGCCGTTGAGTGCACAGTTGGGCGAATTGCTGCGCGAGGAAATGATCAATTTTCAAACTGGTAAAAAACGAACTCCGGAAGTCAAGGCTCTTCGAGATATCATCATCCGTCAACAACGTGAGAGCATTATCCCGCAGCGCGATCAGTTCTTGATTGAAACTTTTAAAACCCGAGAAGGTTATCACGCGGTATTTTATCCGTTTGAAGGTCGCTTTGTTCACGAGGCGATGGCTGGTATGATTGCCTATCGCATTAGTTTATTGAAACCCATCACGTTCTCGCTGGCTTTTAATGATTATGGCTTTGAAATTTTGAGCGACCAAGAATTTGATATGCAGGAAGTGCTGGACAATAATTTATTGACTCCAGAAATGCTATCCCAAGACCTGCAATCCAGCATGAACGCAACCGAAATGGCTCGAAGAAAATTCCGCGATATTGCGGTGATTTCTGGATTGGTATTTACGGGTTACCCTAACAAATTAATCAAGACGAAACACCTTCAAAACAGCAGCCAGCTGTTGTTTGAAGTTTTCCGGGATAATGAGCCAGAGAATTTACTTTTTCGTCAAGCCTATACTGAGACTTTTGAGCAGGCCATTGAAGAGTACCGATTATTTGATGCCTTAGAGCGTATTCAAAATCAAGAAATCATCTGGAAAGCTTGTGAAAAACCAACGCCCTTTTCTTTCCCAATCATTACAGACCGCTTACGCGAAAAATTAAGTAGCGAAAAGCTTGCAGATCGAATTAAGCGTATGCAGTTGCAGTGGGAGTAGGGTCTAATGGTTACAGGCCTTCGACTAACCTGTATAAAGCTTGCGGATCAATAACTTTTATTTGCTTCCCACTAGTTTCAATCCAACCTTTCTTTTTGAAAGCGGCCATTTTACGAATGCAGACTTCCTTTACAGTTCCTACAATTCCGGCAATATCCTCTCTGGTCAAAATAAGCGATAGGTAACCTTCATCATCGACGCCAAATTGATCTTTTAAGTACAGTAATGCAGATGCCAGTCGCTGCTCCACGCTTTTTTGCACCATATCTGCAATAACATTATCCGCTATTTTTAATTCTGCAGCCATAAACTTTAGAGCCGCTTTCATAAACTTTGCGTTATTGTCAATGGAAGATTCCATGGTAGACTTAGGAATAAAGCACAGCTCCATGTCATGAAGTGCGACAGCACCTAGATTGGAGTGCTCATCTACTACCATAGACCGCTGACCTAAAAGCTCTCCTTTTGTAGCCAGCTTAAGGATTTGATCCCTACCGCTGGTTCCTGCTTTAGTAACTTTAGAAACACCGCTGCGTACGCAATAAACGCCGTCCAGCCTATCGCCTTCATTAAAAATAGACTCACCTTTTTTGACAGATCTGGTTTTCTTACTATTAGAAATATTTGACAACTCTTCTCTACCTAAAACCTTAAGAGAATTGAGATGCCTGACAATACAGTTCTCACAACGACTTTCGTTTTTAGCTTGACCCATAAAACAGATATTCCTAGCTACAAGATAAATAAATTTAAAACGATAACGAAAGTACTAATCATGATGCTAGC of the Nonlabens marinus S1-08 genome contains:
- a CDS encoding ligase-associated DNA damage response DEXH box helicase — protein: MNKKQLFHIAEDFFQQQGWTAFPFQKMTWDAFLAGKHGLLNAPTGSGKTYALWVAIVLNYIKNNPDYKTKLKKGLKAIWITPLRSLSNEIEQTSQRFVDGIGLPFTVGIRSGDTPTAERKKQMKSMPDLLITTPESLHLLLASKDHQKFFGNLNAIVIDEWHELLGTKRGVQMELGISRLLGLSQELRVWGISATIGNLEQARQVLLGVDESRFRESVLIKANLKKEIEVKSIIPESMDKFPWRGHLGLHLMKEVVDIINSSKSTLIFTNTRAQCELWFQGLMTNFPELAGEVAMHHGSINKETRIWVENAIRNESLKACVCTSSLDLGVDFAPVETIIQVGGPKGVARFLQRAGRSGHRPGETSVIHFLPTHALELIEASALQKAVSTQAVEDRLPYILCFDVLIQYLCTLAVSGGFYPDEIYPEIKNTFCYASITEDEWDWCLRLIVHGSSSLQSYDEYKRVTIEEDGKYVITDRKVAMRHRLQMGTIVTATDVTVKYVTGGYIGSIEEYFISKLSRGDVFVFAGRTLEFIRLKGMVAQVRNSAKKRAQVSNWQGSKLPLSAQLGELLREEMINFQTGKKRTPEVKALRDIIIRQQRESIIPQRDQFLIETFKTREGYHAVFYPFEGRFVHEAMAGMIAYRISLLKPITFSLAFNDYGFEILSDQEFDMQEVLDNNLLTPEMLSQDLQSSMNATEMARRKFRDIAVISGLVFTGYPNKLIKTKHLQNSSQLLFEVFRDNEPENLLFRQAYTETFEQAIEEYRLFDALERIQNQEIIWKACEKPTPFSFPIITDRLREKLSSEKLADRIKRMQLQWE
- a CDS encoding Crp/Fnr family transcriptional regulator → MGQAKNESRCENCIVRHLNSLKVLGREELSNISNSKKTRSVKKGESIFNEGDRLDGVYCVRSGVSKVTKAGTSGRDQILKLATKGELLGQRSMVVDEHSNLGAVALHDMELCFIPKSTMESSIDNNAKFMKAALKFMAAELKIADNVIADMVQKSVEQRLASALLYLKDQFGVDDEGYLSLILTREDIAGIVGTVKEVCIRKMAAFKKKGWIETSGKQIKVIDPQALYRLVEGL